DNA from Hwangdonia lutea:
TTACATTGAAGCCGAAGGTCGCGAACGTTTTTGTAATGCCAACCCAAAAGAACTTCAAGAAGTTAATAAATGGTTGAAATTTTATGAGCAATTCTGGGATGACAAACTGGGCAGTTTAGAGAATTATTTAGATAATAAGGCTTAAAAATTACGTCATTGTGAAGGAGGTACGACTGTAACAATCTGTTAATAGAGAATCTAATCATGATTCGAAGTAATCAACTCCAAATGGTCATACTTCTTTCTAATTAAAAAAGGCTAAGAATGACAGTAAAATTAAAATAAATGTTAAAATATTTTATTTAGTTAGGATTCCTAACTATATTTACAGCCTAATGATTTTTAAAACCAAATATTATGAGTAAATCAATTTTTTATCACGCAGGATGTCCTGTATGTGTAAGCGCAGAACACGACATTGTTAATTTAATAGGAGCAGAAAATGTAGAAATCGTACATTTTGGCGAAGACAACTCAAGAATTCCAGAAGCTGAAAAAGCCGGCGTAAAATCGGTTCCAGCTTTGGTAACGCCAAACGGAAATGTACTTCATATAAACTTTGGTGCTTCAATGGACGCTGTAAAAGGCTAATTTTTTTTAGTTTAATTAGTTAGGAATCCTAATTTTTAAAATATAACAAACTTATGAAATCAATAGTATTATTAATAGCAGTGCTGTTTTTACACACAGCATGGAGCCAAGGGCAAGACCCTCAATATCAAAACGATAATTTCGCAATTACCTCTACCCAAGTTACCCACGATTCAAATTTAAACATCACGGTATGGGAAATTGCAGTAAAAGGTAATGCTGGCGAAACAACACCTAAAAAAGCAGGCCAGTTAGATGGCGCTCCCGTTTTAGGTTATGTATTTCCAGCAAGTTTAAAGCCAACAGATGTAGGTTTTAACCAGACCGAAGGTATTGTCGCACTTGCCCTAACCTCCCACCCAGACTTTGATGACACCCCACTTTGGGATGAAAATTCAGATGCTATTTACGACAACGATGGTGTGATATGGCATCCACATTGGGTGATTTTAGTTGAGGACAAACGCGTAAAAGGTGGGCTCTCGGTTAAGCAATTTAAAAAAGACGATACCTCGGTAGTTTTACCGCCAACAAACCCAGGCATGCCTATGTATATGGACTCTCCAGGTTATCCTGTAATTACAAAAGCAAACACCATTAAAGTGATTGTTCCAGATTATAGAATCAATAACAAAACCGATTTTTCATATGATGCGGTTACGGCTTTCATGAAAGTGAACACCAGCTTAGAAAACACACCTATGCTTGGGGTTTACGACGTGTTTAGTGTGGCAAGCGGTGATTTATCATTACCATATAAAGTAAAAAAATAACTATGAAAGTTTCAGTTTGGGACACCTATGTAAAAAGAGAAGACGGTAAAATCATGCATTTTGATATTTTGGTGCCAAATAGCTTACAAGATGAACAAACCATTTTAAATTATGGGGCAAGTTATTTGAAAAGTAAAGCTTTTAAAACAGAAAGCATCTCATCTAACATTTGTAATTTTTGTCATATTGAACAAGCAACTGATGCCGTTATGAATGATATTCAAAATAAAGGATTTTCGATTATTGAAATGGAAAATTGCAACTAACTTAATTAGGATTACTAACTTTAGGGCTTTCTAAGAAAACTAACTCTTTGTCATTTTGAGCTTGTCGAAATATTTTAACTTATTAATAATAAAAATTGGTTTCGACATGCTCAACCTGACAAATTAAATTCAAATGACTTTTTAGACAGCCTTATTTATTTTTTTATGAGCGATAGTATTTTTAATCCCAATCAGCAAATCGCTGATGTTTCCAGTAAAATCGTTGCTGGTTTAGAGCGTATTTCTGAAGCCTTTAAAGTTTTACTTTGGGAAAAGGCCAAACGTTTAGGTTTGAGTCCCATTCAAATCCAAATCCTCATTTTTATAAATTATCATAAAATTGAATTTTGTAATGTAAGCCATTTAGCCAAAGAGTTCAACGTTTCAAAACCCACCATAAGTGATGCCGTTAAAGTTTTGGTAAATAAAGGATTGGTTGAGAAGGTGTTCTCCACTTCCGATAGCAGGAGCTACGCCATACAATTATCAGATTCTGGAAAAAGCATAATTTCAGAAACCGAAAATTTTGCACAACCTTTAAAAAATCAATTAAGCGGCATTAGCGATGCCGATTTAGAATCTACCTTCAGCACGCTCAGTAAACTTATTTACAAATTGAATAAAATAGGTGTTTTAACGGTGCAGCGTACCTGTTATGCTTGCAAGTTCTATCAAAAAAACGGCAATCAACATTACTGCAATTTATTGGAAAAAGAATTGTTGAATTCTGAAATTCGGATTGATTGTGAGGAGTTTGAGGTGAAAGCATAACATAAAACTTTCATTGTGAGGGAGGTACAGCTTACACTGAGCGCAGTCGAAGTGTAACAATCTGTTCATCGAAGTCCAAAAACTCCAAGTAATCCACAACAGATTCTTACGCTTTTTTTTAGTGAAAAAGCTCAGAATGACGATAACATTAAACATTACGTCATTGTGAGGACGCAGGACGTAACAATCTCTTGAAATGAATCTTGAACTTTCAACAAACAGAATCTCACGTCGCGCTTTGGCGCTCCTCAGAATGACGGTTCAATTAAAATTCTAATTCAACTTAAACCTAACATCCCGCGCTTCTAATTCACCCAAAAGTTCTTGGCACACTTTTACTTTTTGCTTTCTACTGGGCATGGTCAATTTAATTTTTTCTTTGGTATCGTACACCAAAAAATTAAGCGCTTGATTCCCCGGATGCATATTTATTAATTCTTTTAGCGCAACAATTTTTTGTTCGTTTAAGTCTTTAATATCCACTTGAATAGA
Protein-coding regions in this window:
- a CDS encoding DUF2024 family protein, whose translation is MKVSVWDTYVKREDGKIMHFDILVPNSLQDEQTILNYGASYLKSKAFKTESISSNICNFCHIEQATDAVMNDIQNKGFSIIEMENCN
- a CDS encoding MarR family winged helix-turn-helix transcriptional regulator; this translates as MSDSIFNPNQQIADVSSKIVAGLERISEAFKVLLWEKAKRLGLSPIQIQILIFINYHKIEFCNVSHLAKEFNVSKPTISDAVKVLVNKGLVEKVFSTSDSRSYAIQLSDSGKSIISETENFAQPLKNQLSGISDADLESTFSTLSKLIYKLNKIGVLTVQRTCYACKFYQKNGNQHYCNLLEKELLNSEIRIDCEEFEVKA
- a CDS encoding thioredoxin family protein, with the translated sequence MSKSIFYHAGCPVCVSAEHDIVNLIGAENVEIVHFGEDNSRIPEAEKAGVKSVPALVTPNGNVLHINFGASMDAVKG